In one window of Clavelina lepadiformis chromosome 4, kaClaLepa1.1, whole genome shotgun sequence DNA:
- the LOC143451832 gene encoding ceramide transfer protein-like, whose product MSDSHQSLSSSEDEEPFIEDSEKPSIRGVLSKWTNYIHGWQDRFVCCQDGTLFYYRTKDETEFGCRGTISLSKASVMTHEFDPCRFDVCINDSIWYLRASMDSEKQQWIDVIEANKMEAENLSLRRHGSLLSLGSGPSITSSSSFRKGHGLKEKLAELETFRDILDRQIDTLQNYFDACANIAQPKDIRDHWTGDKDIDPTFDHEGLSIDRFDNHVELKLPGNISGVDFKGEAITFKATTTGIQATLAHCIEMINKREEMWLKKLEREQERRRKAEEQYRISLAMAKKNLAFIGSPDYEEGPQSGLTEEEFFECVETELDRQERFSQDIERSRSLLREAEKQPRGHHRFSNEIDKRVKHHLADSLKPPGADDDKWELVAEEGEMKVYRKELIEDGLICDPLKALHSIKNVTAREMCHYFWLTDVRKEWEGTIENFSVVEVLDELTIVIYQTHRRIWPSAQRDCLYVSSMLKVDNPPPNGDGCKPYDTWMVCNFSVDLNEANPVAGCVRAQVEIALICQTYVTPPADGGPITRDCLKCDIVYVANVNPGGWVPASVLRSLTKREYPKFLRRFTAYVQEKTKEKEILI is encoded by the coding sequence ATGTCTGATAGTCATCAGAGTCTCAGTAGTTCTGAAGATGAGGAGCCTTTCATTGAAGATTCTGAGAAGCCAAGTATCAGGGGTGTGCTCAGTAAATGGACTAATTATATACATGGCTGGCAAGATCGTTTTGTATGTTGCCAAGATGgaactttgttttattatcgCACCAAAGATGAAACTGAATTCGGTTGTAGAGGCACTATCAGTTTATCAAAAGCTTCTGTTATGACACACGAGTTTGACCCATGCAGGTTTGATGTTTGTATTAATGATAGCATTTGGTATTTACGTGCTTCTATGGATTCTGAAAAGCAACAGTGGATTGATGTAATTGAGGCCAACAAGATGGAAGCTGAAAATTTAAGTTTGCGTAGACATGGTTCATTGTTATCACTTGGCAGTGGTCCTTCCATAACATCTTCCTCATCCTTTCGCAAAGGTCATGGGCTTAAAGAAAAGTTAGCAGAGCTAGAGACATTTCGTGACATTTTAGATAGACAAATTGATACATTACAAAACTATTTTGATGCCTGCGCCAACATTGCCCAGCCTAAAGATATCCGAGATCACTGGACTGGTGACAAAGATATTGATCCTACGTTTGATCATGAAGGATTATCAATTGATCGTTTTGATAATCATGTCGAATTAAAACTACCTGGAAACATAAGTGGGGTTGATTTTAAAGGAGAGGCGATAACGTTCAAGGCTACAACAACAGGCATACAGGCAACACTTGCACATTGTATTGAAATGATAAACAAAAGGGAGGAAATGTGGCTAAAGAAGCTGGAGAGGGAAcaagaaagaagaagaaaagcTGAGGAACAATACCGAATATCATTGGCAATGGCGAAGAAAAACTTAGCCTTTATTGGAAGTCCAGATTATGAGGAAGGCCCACAAAGTGGTTTAACCGAAGAAGAGTTTTTTGAATGTGTCGAAACTGAATTAGACAGGCAGGAAAGGTTTTCACAAGACATAGAAAGATCCCGATCACTGCTTCGTGAGGCTGAGAAACAACCAAGAGGACATCATAGATTTAGtaatgaaatagataaaaggGTAAAGCATCACCTTGCTGATTCATTGAAACCACCTGGTGCTGACGATGATAAATGGGAGCTTGTTGCTGAAGAAGGAGAAATGAAAGTTTATCGAAAAGAACTAATTGAAGATGGCCTAATCTGTGATCCTTTAAAGGCACTTCATAGCATTAAAAATGTTACAGCCCGTGAAATGTGCCATTACTTTTGGTTAACAGATGTAAGGAAAGAATGGGAAGGGAcgattgaaaacttttcagtGGTTGAAGTTCTTGATGAGCTAACCATCGTTATTTATCAGACACATCGGCGCATCTGGCCATCTGCACAGAGAGACTGTCTTTATGTTTCGTCTATGTTAAAGGTTGATAATCCACCACCCAATGGTGATGGTTGCAAACCATATGATACCTGGATGGTATGTAATTTTTCAGTTGATCTCAATGAGGCCAATCCTGTAGCTGGCTGCGTAAGGGCACAAGTTGAAATAGCTTTAATATGCCAGACTTATGTTACACCACCTGCAGATGGTGGCCCAATCACCAGAGATTGCCTCAAATGTGATATTGTTTATGTTGCTAATGTTAACCCTGGTGGTTGGGTTCCTGCATCAGTGTTACGATCTCTCACAAAACGTGAATATCCAAAGTTTTTACGGCGATTCACAGCATATGTGcaggaaaaaacaaaagaaaaagaaattttgatttaa